The Shewanella zhangzhouensis genome has a window encoding:
- a CDS encoding NAD(P)H-hydrate dehydratase — protein sequence MSDSCLSLPQTLYTAAQVKAAEINAVNSGACSLYELVEQAGSAAMAILESSEHCNLATVVLVGKGNNGADALVVARLLLTRGNRARVLLLGQGKTQEYAAAMAAFVEVGGITEAFTESALEGAEVIIDGVLGTGSSGELSEDLQQCFNAVNSTPAWVLSLDMPSGVNADTGNVSPVAIQADVTLCFGGLKQGLFTSRARHFAGLIRYASLGLTDFLAKFPAEAQRVDAGYLKDLLGRRPRDSHKGKSGKVTIMGGNYGMAGAVRLAGEACLRAGAGLVTVISRPEHQLTVNANRPELMFWGCELVDMEVYLRLGWADVLVLGPGLGKDDWGYNLYKAVGLSDKPCVLDADALNLLSKEPCRQINRVLTPHPGEAARLLGVSTAEIEVDRFAAVRQLQERFGGVVLLKGAGTLIYDGDTLVVAPVGNPGLASGGCGDVLSGIIAALMAQGLDTMTATIAGVVIHGEAADLAALAGERGMLASDLMPFIRQLVNSDLI from the coding sequence ATGAGTGATTCTTGCCTGTCCTTGCCTCAAACACTGTATACGGCCGCCCAGGTGAAGGCTGCTGAAATCAATGCTGTCAATTCGGGGGCTTGCAGCCTGTACGAACTGGTCGAGCAGGCCGGCAGCGCCGCCATGGCGATTTTGGAGTCGTCAGAGCACTGCAATTTGGCCACCGTGGTTTTGGTGGGCAAGGGTAACAATGGTGCCGATGCGCTGGTGGTCGCCAGATTGCTGCTGACCAGGGGCAATCGCGCCCGGGTGCTGCTGCTTGGACAAGGCAAAACCCAGGAATATGCCGCCGCCATGGCCGCTTTTGTCGAGGTTGGTGGCATCACAGAAGCTTTTACTGAATCAGCCCTTGAAGGTGCTGAAGTCATCATTGATGGGGTATTGGGTACCGGAAGCAGCGGCGAACTCAGTGAAGACTTGCAGCAGTGTTTCAACGCGGTGAACTCGACACCAGCCTGGGTGCTGAGCCTGGACATGCCTTCCGGTGTGAATGCCGATACCGGCAATGTGAGCCCGGTGGCGATTCAAGCCGATGTCACCCTGTGTTTTGGCGGGCTAAAGCAGGGGCTTTTTACTTCCAGAGCACGGCATTTTGCCGGGCTTATTCGCTATGCATCGCTGGGGCTTACTGATTTTCTCGCCAAGTTCCCGGCAGAGGCTCAGCGGGTTGATGCAGGGTACCTGAAGGACCTGCTCGGACGTCGTCCCCGTGACAGCCACAAGGGGAAATCCGGCAAGGTTACCATCATGGGTGGCAACTATGGCATGGCAGGTGCGGTCAGGCTGGCCGGGGAGGCCTGTCTTCGTGCCGGTGCGGGACTGGTGACGGTTATCAGCCGACCGGAACATCAACTGACAGTGAATGCCAACCGGCCAGAGCTGATGTTCTGGGGCTGTGAACTGGTGGACATGGAGGTGTATCTGCGTTTGGGCTGGGCGGATGTACTGGTACTTGGACCCGGCCTTGGCAAGGATGACTGGGGTTATAACCTGTATAAGGCGGTTGGCTTATCGGATAAACCCTGCGTGCTCGATGCCGATGCACTGAACCTGTTATCGAAAGAGCCGTGCAGGCAGATCAATCGTGTTTTGACGCCCCATCCCGGCGAGGCTGCAAGGCTGCTGGGGGTGTCCACTGCCGAGATAGAAGTCGACAGATTTGCCGCCGTCAGGCAATTGCAGGAGAGGTTCGGAGGCGTCGTCTTGCTTAAAGGGGCTGGTACACTTATCTATGACGGCGATACCCTGGTGGTGGCTCCCGTTGGCAATCCGGGCCTTGCCAGTGGTGGGTGCGGAGATGTTTTATCTGGTATAATCGCCGCACTTATGGCTCAGGGGCTCGATACCATGACGGCAACCATTGCCGGTGTGGTGATCCACGGTGAAGCGGCGGACCTCGCAGCACTTGCCGGAGAGCGGGGCATGCTCGCCAGTGACCTGATGCCTTTTATTCGCCAATTGGTCAATAGTGATTTAATCTAG
- the orn gene encoding oligoribonuclease yields MAADAKNLIWIDLEMTGLEPEVDRILEIATLVTDQDLNILAQGPVIAIHQSDEVLAAMDDWNQQHHGASGLIERVRSSQYTEADAIAQTIDFLLLHVPKGVSPMCGNSVGQDRRFLNKYMRELEDFFHYRNIDVSTIKELVKRWDPEVMKGFKKQGTHQALLDIQESIAELQFYRDKVFKI; encoded by the coding sequence ATGGCTGCAGACGCAAAAAATCTTATTTGGATTGATCTTGAGATGACAGGATTGGAGCCTGAAGTGGACCGGATCCTGGAGATTGCCACCCTGGTAACCGATCAGGACCTGAACATCCTGGCCCAGGGGCCTGTGATAGCTATTCATCAGTCTGACGAGGTTTTGGCAGCCATGGATGATTGGAACCAGCAGCACCACGGTGCCTCAGGTCTGATAGAACGTGTACGAAGCAGCCAATACACAGAAGCTGACGCCATTGCCCAGACAATTGATTTCCTGTTGTTGCATGTCCCCAAGGGCGTTTCACCTATGTGCGGCAACAGCGTAGGGCAGGACAGACGTTTCCTGAACAAGTACATGCGCGAACTGGAAGATTTTTTCCACTACAGAAATATCGATGTCAGCACTATCAAAGAGTTGGTAAAACGCTGGGATCCTGAAGTGATGAAAGGCTTCAAGAAACAAGGCACCCACCAGGCGCTGCTTGATATCCAAGAGTCCATTGCCGAACTGCAGTTCTATCGCGACAAAGTATTTAAAATTTGA
- the rsgA gene encoding small ribosomal subunit biogenesis GTPase RsgA produces MSKKKPLSHGQLRRMRANHEKRLSRGKLENQAPELQDSSLGQEEPAVVISRFGQHADVEISSGEIIRCNIRRTIQSLVTGDKVIVRQALEDGSAIGGVVEAVHPRTSSLTRPDLYDGVKIIAANIDQILIVSSVVPAFTTQIIDRYLVASEDTGISPVIILNKIDLMNDEDRADIEAALGRYRSLGYPVYEVSSKSKAGIDTVKALLNDKISVFVGQSGVGKSSMINALLPDAELLTGEVSEGSGLGQHTTTTARLLHLPSGGDLIDSPGVREFALWHLPPDRVSWCFTEFRDYLGTCKFRDCKHLDDPGCSLREALEAGKIHQDRFNNYHRIIASLDEQRHARHFRHNEE; encoded by the coding sequence GTGAGTAAAAAGAAACCTCTCAGTCATGGCCAATTGCGCCGTATGCGCGCCAATCATGAAAAGCGGCTCAGCCGCGGCAAACTCGAAAACCAGGCGCCTGAATTACAGGATAGTTCACTCGGTCAGGAAGAACCCGCCGTGGTCATTTCCCGCTTCGGTCAGCATGCCGATGTGGAGATCAGCAGTGGTGAAATCATTCGCTGCAACATTCGCAGAACCATACAAAGCTTGGTCACCGGAGATAAGGTGATTGTCCGTCAGGCTCTGGAGGATGGCAGCGCCATTGGTGGCGTGGTGGAAGCCGTGCATCCCCGCACCTCGTCACTGACCCGGCCGGATCTGTATGACGGCGTAAAAATCATTGCCGCCAATATTGATCAGATCCTGATTGTCTCCTCCGTTGTACCGGCCTTTACTACCCAGATAATTGACCGATATTTGGTTGCCTCGGAAGACACGGGCATCTCCCCCGTTATCATCCTCAATAAAATCGACCTGATGAATGATGAGGACAGAGCCGATATCGAAGCTGCGCTCGGCAGATACCGCTCGCTCGGATACCCAGTGTACGAAGTCAGCAGTAAATCAAAAGCCGGTATCGACACGGTTAAAGCCCTGCTCAACGACAAAATCAGTGTATTCGTAGGCCAATCTGGTGTGGGTAAGTCCTCCATGATCAACGCCTTGCTTCCCGATGCAGAACTGCTGACCGGCGAAGTGTCCGAAGGCTCTGGCCTTGGCCAACACACCACCACCACAGCCAGATTGTTACACTTGCCAAGCGGTGGCGATCTGATAGATTCCCCCGGCGTACGGGAATTCGCCCTCTGGCATCTGCCGCCCGACAGGGTCAGCTGGTGCTTTACCGAATTTCGCGACTACCTCGGCACCTGTAAATTCCGTGATTGCAAGCATTTGGATGACCCGGGCTGCAGTCTTCGCGAAGCACTGGAAGCCGGCAAAATCCATCAGGACAGATTCAATAATTATCACAGGATCATCGCCAGTCTGGATGAACAGCGTCACGCCCGTCATTTCAGACACAACGAAGAATGA
- the asd gene encoding archaetidylserine decarboxylase (Phosphatidylserine decarboxylase is synthesized as a single chain precursor. Generation of the pyruvoyl active site from a Ser is coupled to cleavage of a Gly-Ser bond between the larger (beta) and smaller (alpha chains). It is an integral membrane protein.), giving the protein MDKVKIALQYLMPKHLVSRIVGKFAAAEAGFVTTAFIKWFIKQYGINMSEALHSNPEAYKTFNDFFTRELKPGLRPIDQAENIMVHPVDGAVSQLGPIEDGRIFQAKGHHYSALALLGGQADDAARFEEGDFATIYLAPKDYHRIHMPIKGTLSKMTYVPGELFSVNPLTARNVPGLFARNERVVAIFETEKGPLAMVLVGATIVASIETVWAGTVTPPTGKKVFTWDYPTEGPEALTLEKGAEMGRFKLGSTVVMLFAKDAIDDFADDVKPEAVTRMGQPFAKLED; this is encoded by the coding sequence GTGGATAAAGTGAAAATCGCCCTCCAATACCTGATGCCAAAGCATTTGGTATCACGCATCGTCGGCAAATTTGCCGCCGCCGAGGCTGGTTTTGTAACCACCGCCTTCATTAAATGGTTTATTAAGCAGTACGGCATCAACATGAGTGAAGCCCTGCATTCCAACCCCGAAGCCTACAAAACCTTCAACGACTTCTTTACCCGTGAGCTGAAACCTGGCCTGCGCCCCATAGATCAGGCTGAGAACATCATGGTACATCCTGTTGACGGAGCCGTAAGCCAGTTGGGTCCCATCGAGGATGGCCGTATTTTCCAGGCCAAAGGTCACCACTATTCGGCGCTGGCGCTTTTGGGTGGTCAGGCCGACGATGCAGCCCGTTTTGAAGAAGGTGATTTTGCCACAATTTACCTGGCGCCAAAGGATTACCACCGGATTCATATGCCCATCAAAGGCACACTGTCGAAAATGACCTATGTGCCCGGAGAGCTGTTTTCGGTTAACCCGCTGACTGCCCGCAACGTGCCGGGTCTGTTTGCCCGCAACGAGCGTGTTGTGGCGATTTTCGAGACTGAAAAAGGCCCGCTGGCCATGGTACTCGTGGGCGCCACCATAGTCGCCAGCATTGAAACTGTCTGGGCTGGCACTGTCACACCGCCCACCGGTAAAAAGGTCTTTACCTGGGATTACCCCACCGAAGGCCCTGAGGCCCTCACGCTGGAAAAAGGCGCCGAAATGGGCCGCTTCAAGCTTGGCAGCACTGTGGTGATGCTGTTTGCCAAAGATGCCATCGATGACTTCGCCGACGACGTAAAACCCGAAGCCGTGACCCGCATGGGCCAGCCTTTCGCCAAGCTGGAGGACTGA
- a CDS encoding DMT family transporter, whose protein sequence is MSKASSGLLELHSAVLLFGGTALFSKLIPLGALDITVYRCAIAALVLALIVKATRHPLRLGNTRDYGIALALGVIVSLHWVTYFASMQMSSVAIGMIAFFTYPVMTVLVEPLINGIRPHLRDLVSGVAVLTGVALLIPETSLGNDITLGILVGVLSAALFTARNLLHKRYFAQYTGPQAMFYQTLVAVLFLGSFVESTPKEVTSDVWQLLILLGVIFTAMPHALFTSALRHLSAKTVGLVSCLQPFYGTVLALLLLGETVNLSTLIGGLLVVSTAVYETAQSHRQQRQKKALD, encoded by the coding sequence ATGTCCAAGGCCTCGTCGGGACTGCTTGAGTTACACTCTGCGGTATTGCTGTTTGGCGGTACCGCACTTTTCTCCAAGCTTATCCCGCTCGGGGCTCTCGATATCACCGTTTATCGCTGCGCCATCGCCGCCCTGGTGTTGGCCTTGATAGTCAAAGCCACCCGCCATCCACTCAGACTTGGCAATACCAGAGACTATGGCATTGCACTGGCCCTTGGCGTCATCGTTAGCCTGCACTGGGTCACCTATTTTGCCTCGATGCAAATGTCCTCGGTCGCCATAGGCATGATTGCCTTTTTCACCTACCCGGTGATGACCGTGTTGGTCGAACCCCTTATCAATGGCATCCGTCCCCACCTGCGTGACTTGGTCAGTGGCGTGGCCGTACTCACGGGCGTGGCGCTACTGATCCCCGAGACAAGTCTGGGTAACGATATTACTCTGGGGATTTTGGTTGGTGTGCTGTCAGCAGCGCTCTTTACCGCCCGCAACTTGCTGCACAAACGCTATTTTGCCCAGTACACAGGCCCCCAGGCCATGTTCTATCAAACCCTCGTTGCCGTGCTCTTTCTGGGCAGTTTTGTTGAATCGACACCAAAAGAAGTGACCAGTGATGTTTGGCAGTTGCTGATTCTGCTCGGCGTTATATTTACCGCCATGCCCCATGCGCTGTTCACCTCGGCGCTGAGGCATTTAAGCGCCAAAACGGTAGGCTTGGTGTCCTGTCTTCAGCCCTTCTACGGCACCGTCCTGGCCCTTCTGCTACTTGGTGAAACAGTCAACCTCAGCACCCTGATAGGTGGTCTGTTGGTGGTATCCACCGCAGTGTATGAAACCGCACAGAGTCACCGCCAGCAAAGGCAAAAAAAGGCCTTAGACTGA
- a CDS encoding mechanosensitive ion channel domain-containing protein — protein sequence MLRFLLIALFFFPLFSLANPSLQLEKRLGFSQGSNTPQPSVSQQTLELTETAELLAQQAAEYQQQLLGFADEKARLQKALAATQKELPLARRQDLNQQASAAYLQLSTLKEEETQLIQQQSTLLQRHNQLPTAVANARQALIQHQKAPQAPLDSPNGALQQAQRHYYEQNLATLEAEQASSQKRIELTQLQLQLVRAQLRQQELFIEKLNRAISSQRQAVTDATLANNLSAGTEAQDALSQQLQANNALLGQKLQTLTLQIDNVVDMQEVAEKRYQEQSLQVSSVQEQISWVKTNSAFGERFLQMLQSLPKPPNPEHLQNQIADARLARYQMEQELARNQEQLDQKALYSEAQYSLLLAEQKLLKQMLQGFDLLLSELAKLKVSHTELNAQYVTLKNTLSEHLFWVPNAAPIGKLWLTDLHRSLIWLVQQAPWQQLSLALDEQSDYWSWWLILLVLFWVVQDVARPRFDKAMGHFLQPVGNVTQDDFKYTFETLLLTLGYALLRPAPIVLAGGFFMLSQYNLVQAVGAGILVSGCVYLVYRFMFLLSIEKGLLIGHFRRPKEVIEHGKQRLKAAMLLALPLVAVVSFTEILDVSLVRNSLGRGAFILLCLQLLWFYRDILKYARGYRQSHEPEGKNRRLLQRFLWLMLLLTPAICTLLALRGFYFTSFQLMLQLQISLLLALGFLLLYQLIKRWMLIERRRIAFDRAKAKRAEKLAQRERGETVSADTQDVYEEPKVDLETISSQSLGLVRSLLILAFLASLIGLWTQTHSALFSFLDGINLWTSTAIIDGGEQLVPITLKSVLFGVLIMVFSLMIATNLPGLLELVLLQRLDLTPGTGFAITTVSRYLVVMVGTLVGFSTLGMEWSKLQWLIAALSVGLGFGLQEIFANFISGLIILFEKPVRIGDTVTIRDLTGTVSKIQIRATTIIDWDRKEIIVPNKAFITEQLINWSLSDPITRVIIKVAVARDSDPAKVEASLYQAIKECQHALHTPEPEVWFAGFGQHTQDYEVRAYAKDMGSRWPLRHDLHKRISSKLKENNLELAYPQMEITINQGGVPSRDTQIQLR from the coding sequence ATGTTACGTTTTTTGCTGATTGCGCTCTTTTTTTTCCCGCTTTTCTCCCTCGCCAACCCCTCATTGCAGTTGGAAAAACGGCTGGGCTTCTCCCAGGGAAGCAACACACCCCAACCAAGCGTTTCGCAGCAGACGCTGGAGCTGACAGAAACCGCCGAACTCCTCGCCCAGCAGGCCGCTGAATATCAGCAGCAGCTACTGGGCTTTGCCGATGAAAAGGCCCGCTTACAAAAAGCACTGGCGGCAACCCAAAAAGAGTTGCCATTGGCCAGACGGCAGGATCTGAATCAGCAGGCATCGGCAGCCTATTTGCAGCTATCGACCCTAAAGGAAGAAGAGACTCAGCTGATACAGCAGCAAAGCACGCTGCTACAACGCCATAATCAATTGCCCACGGCGGTGGCGAATGCCAGACAAGCCCTTATCCAGCATCAGAAGGCACCCCAAGCCCCTCTGGACAGCCCCAACGGCGCATTGCAGCAGGCGCAGCGACACTATTACGAGCAGAACCTGGCAACACTGGAGGCTGAACAGGCATCCAGCCAGAAACGCATCGAACTGACGCAGCTGCAATTGCAGTTGGTACGGGCACAACTTAGGCAGCAGGAACTCTTCATCGAAAAGCTGAACCGTGCCATCAGCAGCCAGCGTCAGGCTGTTACCGACGCGACGCTGGCCAATAACCTATCTGCAGGCACAGAAGCCCAGGATGCCCTCTCGCAACAACTGCAAGCCAACAATGCCCTGCTGGGGCAAAAACTGCAGACCCTGACCCTGCAGATTGACAACGTGGTCGACATGCAGGAAGTGGCCGAAAAGCGTTATCAGGAACAGTCACTGCAGGTGTCCAGTGTTCAGGAACAAATCTCCTGGGTGAAAACCAATTCCGCCTTTGGCGAACGCTTTTTGCAGATGTTGCAAAGCCTGCCAAAGCCCCCCAATCCAGAACATTTACAAAATCAAATCGCCGACGCGCGCCTGGCCCGCTACCAGATGGAGCAGGAGCTGGCGCGTAATCAGGAACAACTGGATCAAAAAGCCCTCTACAGCGAGGCCCAGTACAGCCTGCTCCTGGCTGAGCAAAAATTACTGAAGCAGATGCTGCAGGGTTTTGATTTGCTGCTGAGCGAGTTGGCCAAACTCAAGGTGAGCCACACTGAGCTCAATGCCCAATATGTCACCCTGAAAAATACCCTCAGTGAGCATCTGTTTTGGGTACCCAATGCCGCCCCCATCGGCAAGCTCTGGCTGACAGATTTGCATCGCAGCCTGATCTGGCTGGTTCAACAGGCTCCCTGGCAGCAGCTGTCGCTGGCGCTGGATGAGCAGAGTGATTACTGGTCGTGGTGGCTGATTTTATTGGTGCTCTTCTGGGTAGTTCAGGATGTGGCCCGCCCCCGATTTGATAAAGCCATGGGTCACTTTTTACAGCCCGTTGGCAATGTAACCCAGGATGATTTCAAGTACACCTTCGAAACCCTGCTGTTGACCCTGGGCTATGCCCTGCTTCGCCCCGCCCCAATCGTGCTGGCCGGCGGCTTTTTCATGCTCAGTCAGTACAATCTGGTGCAGGCCGTGGGTGCCGGGATCCTGGTGTCGGGCTGTGTCTATCTGGTTTACCGCTTTATGTTTCTGCTCTCTATTGAGAAAGGCCTGCTGATAGGCCATTTCCGCAGACCCAAAGAGGTAATAGAGCACGGGAAACAGCGTCTTAAGGCGGCCATGCTACTGGCCCTGCCCCTGGTCGCCGTGGTCAGTTTCACCGAAATTCTGGATGTCTCTCTGGTGAGAAACAGTCTCGGCCGGGGCGCCTTTATTTTGCTGTGTCTGCAACTGCTGTGGTTCTATCGCGATATCCTCAAATACGCCAGAGGCTATCGACAGAGCCACGAACCCGAAGGGAAAAACCGCCGTCTGCTCCAGCGCTTTTTGTGGTTGATGCTGCTGCTGACCCCCGCCATCTGTACCCTGCTGGCACTACGCGGCTTTTACTTCACCTCGTTCCAACTCATGCTGCAGCTGCAGATATCCCTGTTGCTGGCGCTGGGCTTTTTGCTGTTGTATCAACTCATAAAGCGTTGGATGCTGATTGAGCGGCGCCGCATCGCCTTTGACCGTGCCAAGGCGAAACGGGCTGAAAAACTGGCACAGCGGGAGCGGGGAGAAACCGTGTCCGCCGACACCCAGGATGTGTACGAAGAGCCCAAAGTAGACCTCGAAACCATTTCCAGTCAGTCACTTGGGCTGGTGCGTTCCTTGTTGATTCTGGCGTTTCTGGCCAGCTTGATTGGCCTGTGGACTCAAACCCACTCGGCACTGTTTTCCTTCCTCGACGGTATCAATCTGTGGACCAGCACCGCCATTATCGACGGTGGAGAACAGCTGGTGCCCATCACCCTCAAGTCAGTGCTTTTTGGGGTGCTTATCATGGTGTTCTCGCTGATGATAGCCACCAACTTGCCCGGTTTGCTGGAGCTGGTGCTGTTGCAGCGACTGGACTTAACCCCGGGGACGGGCTTTGCCATCACCACGGTCAGCCGCTATCTGGTGGTGATGGTAGGCACCCTGGTGGGCTTCTCTACTCTGGGGATGGAGTGGTCCAAGTTGCAGTGGCTGATTGCCGCCCTGTCGGTGGGCTTGGGTTTTGGTTTGCAGGAGATTTTTGCCAACTTTATCTCGGGTCTTATCATACTGTTTGAAAAGCCGGTGCGGATCGGCGATACGGTCACCATTCGCGATCTCACCGGTACCGTCAGCAAAATTCAAATTCGGGCCACCACCATCATAGATTGGGACCGAAAAGAAATTATCGTCCCCAACAAAGCCTTTATCACCGAGCAGCTGATCAACTGGTCGCTGTCCGACCCAATAACACGGGTGATCATCAAGGTGGCCGTTGCCAGAGATTCCGATCCCGCCAAGGTCGAAGCCAGCCTTTATCAGGCCATCAAGGAATGCCAGCATGCATTGCATACGCCTGAGCCCGAAGTCTGGTTCGCCGGCTTTGGTCAACACACCCAGGATTATGAAGTGAGGGCCTATGCCAAGGATATGGGCAGCCGCTGGCCACTGAGGCACGATCTGCACAAACGTATCAGCAGCAAGCTGAAAGAAAACAATCTGGAGCTGGCCTATCCCCAGATGGAAATCACCATCAATCAAGGGGGTGTGCCGAGCCGTGACACCCAAATCCAGCTGCGCTGA
- a CDS encoding glycerophosphodiester phosphodiesterase, whose amino-acid sequence MLIFAHRGASGYAPENTLKAMALALELGAEAVELDVHNVEGELVVFHDRRLEGKSNGKGLIHRHTQAELQKLSVRGEPIPTLWQVLELLNARCIVNIELKGIHTGEPMKALYHRAMAELSYSPEQLLISSFNHPELANFKVDVPEARVAPLLGSLPLDGAAIAGQMQAWSLHLDVSFISQAIVDQAHTMGVKVYVYTVDDGDDIRALAAMGVDGVFANYPDLARKALGEPSNCDYRHWFG is encoded by the coding sequence ATGTTAATTTTCGCTCACCGGGGTGCCAGCGGTTACGCCCCGGAAAACACCCTCAAGGCCATGGCATTGGCACTGGAGCTGGGGGCAGAAGCGGTGGAACTTGACGTGCATAACGTCGAGGGTGAACTGGTGGTGTTCCACGACCGGCGCCTGGAAGGCAAAAGCAATGGCAAGGGGCTCATCCACCGCCACACACAGGCAGAGCTTCAAAAGCTGTCGGTTCGCGGCGAGCCCATCCCGACCTTGTGGCAGGTGCTCGAACTCCTTAATGCCCGCTGCATAGTGAATATCGAATTAAAGGGCATTCATACCGGCGAGCCTATGAAGGCCCTGTACCACAGGGCCATGGCTGAGCTGAGTTATTCACCCGAGCAGCTGCTGATTTCTTCGTTCAATCATCCGGAGCTGGCCAATTTCAAGGTGGATGTGCCCGAGGCGCGGGTGGCACCGCTGCTGGGGTCGCTGCCTTTGGATGGTGCCGCTATCGCCGGGCAAATGCAGGCCTGGTCATTGCATCTCGATGTCAGTTTTATCAGTCAGGCTATCGTGGACCAGGCTCACACCATGGGCGTGAAGGTATACGTTTACACTGTGGATGATGGCGATGATATCCGCGCCCTTGCTGCCATGGGGGTAGACGGGGTATTTGCCAATTACCCCGACCTGGCACGAAAGGCCCTTGGCGAACCGTCAAACTGCGATTATCGGCATTGGTTTGGCTGA
- a CDS encoding DUF3392 domain-containing protein yields the protein METIQVLCNKLAASLHPWMSEIATALVACVLIVLAPDINRALQRLVGARHFVVRTSLFILINAFGFGILIVWLAPQLAAGLRGLTGTWLVPVLVLSFIFIGVWAQRQRQL from the coding sequence ATGGAAACAATTCAAGTACTCTGTAATAAGTTGGCGGCATCCCTTCACCCCTGGATGTCGGAAATTGCCACTGCACTGGTGGCCTGTGTGCTCATCGTATTGGCACCGGATATCAATCGTGCACTGCAAAGACTGGTGGGGGCTCGTCACTTTGTTGTGCGCACCAGCCTGTTTATCCTCATCAATGCCTTTGGGTTTGGCATACTCATCGTCTGGCTTGCACCGCAGCTGGCTGCCGGGCTCAGAGGGCTGACAGGCACCTGGTTGGTGCCTGTGCTGGTGTTAAGTTTTATCTTTATCGGTGTATGGGCCCAGCGACAGCGTCAGCTGTGA
- a CDS encoding D-2-hydroxyacid dehydrogenase, with translation MRHKLLLLTRENERYRSLLASCHLPELELLDDNPANIRLADIWLAEPGLAAPLVNHASGLRWMQSTFAGVDLLVKPRQRRDYLLTNVRGIFGPLMSEYLFGYLLARQREHALYKSQQQQKLWLPGSYKTLQGSELLLLGTGSIAKHLAQTAKHFGMRVTGINRSAKATVGFDEVATLESLPTLMARADAIASILPSTEATKGILNEEILARMKPDAVLFNLGRGDVLDLDALERQLRQHPQQQAVLDVFNQEPLPEEHPIWGLGNVIVTPHIAAPSFPEQVAEIFSSNYHKFLLGETLSHRVNFERGY, from the coding sequence TTGAGACACAAGCTACTGCTTCTGACCCGTGAAAACGAACGTTACCGCAGCCTGCTCGCCTCCTGCCATCTTCCGGAGCTTGAACTGCTGGATGATAACCCGGCCAATATCCGACTGGCTGACATCTGGCTGGCAGAGCCCGGGCTGGCAGCTCCCCTCGTAAACCATGCCTCAGGGCTGCGCTGGATGCAGTCCACCTTCGCCGGGGTCGATTTGTTGGTCAAACCCCGCCAGCGCCGTGACTATCTGCTCACCAATGTACGGGGCATTTTCGGCCCACTGATGAGTGAGTACCTCTTCGGTTACCTGCTCGCCCGCCAACGGGAACATGCGCTTTATAAGAGCCAACAACAGCAAAAACTTTGGTTGCCGGGCAGTTACAAGACCCTGCAAGGATCAGAGCTGTTGTTGCTCGGCACAGGCTCCATCGCCAAGCATCTGGCGCAAACCGCAAAACACTTCGGCATGAGAGTGACTGGTATCAATCGCAGCGCCAAGGCCACCGTGGGCTTTGATGAAGTGGCTACCCTGGAGTCCTTGCCGACACTCATGGCAAGGGCCGATGCCATTGCCAGTATTCTACCGAGTACCGAGGCCACCAAGGGGATATTAAATGAAGAGATACTGGCCCGGATGAAACCCGATGCCGTGCTCTTCAATCTCGGCCGGGGGGACGTGCTGGATTTGGATGCACTGGAGCGTCAGCTCAGGCAGCATCCGCAGCAGCAAGCGGTGCTGGATGTGTTCAATCAGGAGCCGTTGCCGGAAGAGCACCCTATTTGGGGACTTGGCAACGTCATAGTCACCCCTCATATCGCGGCGCCGAGCTTTCCTGAGCAGGTTGCGGAGATCTTCAGCAGCAATTACCACAAGTTTTTGCTCGGAGAGACCCTGTCTCACCGGGTCAATTTCGAACGGGGCTATTAA
- a CDS encoding (2Fe-2S)-binding protein: MYVCVCYAVTDTQIQEAVHQGDTTLAAVKKRLGVGSQCGKCIQTTLEVIQRQLDVEPNYYEVA, from the coding sequence ATGTATGTCTGTGTTTGTTATGCCGTGACAGATACCCAAATCCAGGAAGCCGTTCATCAGGGCGATACCACTCTGGCCGCGGTGAAAAAACGTCTGGGTGTTGGCAGCCAGTGTGGCAAATGCATTCAAACGACCCTTGAAGTGATTCAGCGCCAGCTGGACGTTGAACCCAATTACTACGAAGTCGCCTGA